In Nostoc piscinale CENA21, the genomic stretch CGGAAGGCGGTGGTAACAAAACAACTACCACTGTTAGACTAAGAATTTAGTACTCAGGAGTCAGAATTCAGAATAAATCAGGAGTCTACTAAATATAAGTTAATTAATTCTGACTGCTGGATTCTGTATTCTGAATTCTGCAAAAAGTTAACTGCAAACAGGTGCATCTGTGACTGGCGCTACTTGATTTTCGGAAAAACGCTTTGGTCTACCGGGTTTACGTTTATGGCGTTGGTTGATGGATTTTTCGCTGGCGGAGGCTAATTCTTCTGGTGTACATCTAAATAGACGTATAGCCTCTAGATATTTTT encodes the following:
- a CDS encoding helix-turn-helix domain-containing protein, which encodes MDMQVLRERAGLSRAEVAFRLAISETSVRNWEAGRTEPTMTPKKYLEAIRLFRCTPEELASASEKSINQRHKRKPGRPKRFSENQVAPVTDAPVCS